A stretch of Actinobacillus genomosp. 1 DNA encodes these proteins:
- a CDS encoding recombinase family protein, producing MRLFGYCRVSTERQAKTDDKGEYVGSLKIQRDLLIQHGVEPHRIVTDIGTGANFERQGISELLLKMESGDRLLVPKLDRLGRNTLEMLELIDKFDKSNISIEFISDGISTGGEMGKMVVTILAAVATSERARILERTNEGRLEAKERGVKFGRKVKVDAEKVKRLKDDGLNHSQIAEKLKISRASVIRALRKYSLEG from the coding sequence ATGCGTTTATTTGGTTATTGCCGTGTATCAACGGAAAGACAAGCTAAAACCGACGACAAAGGCGAATATGTAGGTTCTTTAAAAATTCAGCGTGATTTGCTTATTCAGCACGGTGTTGAACCGCATAGGATTGTTACTGATATTGGAACAGGTGCGAATTTTGAACGACAAGGGATTAGCGAGTTACTACTTAAAATGGAGAGCGGTGATCGTCTGCTTGTTCCTAAACTTGACCGTTTGGGGCGTAATACGTTGGAAATGTTGGAACTTATTGATAAGTTTGATAAGAGTAACATTTCTATTGAGTTTATTAGCGATGGTATTTCCACCGGTGGCGAAATGGGGAAAATGGTAGTTACTATTTTAGCCGCAGTAGCAACTTCTGAACGTGCAAGGATTTTGGAGCGTACCAACGAGGGCAGATTAGAAGCCAAAGAAAGAGGGGTTAAGTTTGGTCGCAAAGTCAAAGTAGATGCTGAAAAAGTTAAACGTTTGAAAGATGATGGCTTAAACCATTCACAAATTGCTGAAAAGCTCAAAATATCAAGAGCTAGTGTCATTCGAGCGTTAAGAAAGTATTCATTGGAAGGTTAA